From Acinetobacter suaedae, one genomic window encodes:
- a CDS encoding LemA family protein has translation MKLMKQTALATILASTLLFTGCGYNTLQVKDEAVTAAWSEVQNQYQRRADLVPNLVNVVKGYAKHEEQVLTEVTQARSNVAGLKVDKEVLEDPVLFERYQQAQSQLTGALSRLIAVSENYPDLKANENFRDLQAQLEGTENRIAVARNRYITSVQDYNAYSRQFPQVMTAKVIGMKTKENFKAEQSAQQAPTVSFN, from the coding sequence ATGAAACTGATGAAACAAACTGCGCTTGCAACAATTTTGGCAAGTACATTGCTATTCACGGGTTGTGGCTATAACACATTGCAAGTTAAAGATGAGGCAGTGACGGCTGCATGGTCAGAAGTGCAAAACCAGTACCAACGACGGGCTGATCTTGTACCTAACTTAGTGAATGTCGTGAAAGGCTATGCCAAACATGAAGAGCAAGTATTGACCGAAGTCACACAGGCACGCTCTAACGTTGCAGGCTTAAAAGTGGATAAAGAAGTCCTGGAAGATCCTGTGTTATTTGAGCGTTACCAGCAAGCACAAAGTCAATTGACTGGCGCACTATCTCGCCTGATTGCAGTTTCAGAGAATTATCCTGATCTTAAAGCCAATGAAAATTTCCGAGATTTACAAGCGCAACTTGAAGGTACGGAAAACCGTATTGCAGTCGCTCGTAATCGATATATTACCAGTGTTCAAGATTACAATGCTTATTCACGCCAATTCCCACAAGTCATGACTGCTAAAGTGATTGGCATGAAAACCAAAGAAAACTTCAAGGCGGAACAATCTGCTCAACAAGCTCCTACGGTTTCATTTAATTAA
- the tfpZ gene encoding TfpX/TfpZ family type IV pilin accessory protein gives MNWKQRLSAMAVHILFSLFLLLIALFLVFHLWYPAPLDKAMGVGTVFWIILVIDLILGPLLTFTVFNPKKKELKIDLFLVVVIQLAAYFYGLHTVVQGRPVFQVFVVDDIELVREIDLKYESNLKIDKVYKPYIFSQPRWVSAVYSSDPKIAFQQKQDEMFGNSLASRPETYQPFENREEQIESKLIPLNDLYKYNKNENVKEVFKVYSHENIIGFLPVKGIEIDMAALIGTNAKPIAIVDLRPW, from the coding sequence ATGAATTGGAAACAGCGCCTATCTGCCATGGCTGTACATATTTTATTTTCATTATTTTTATTGTTGATTGCTTTATTCTTGGTATTTCATCTGTGGTATCCAGCACCATTGGATAAAGCCATGGGTGTTGGCACAGTCTTTTGGATTATTCTTGTCATTGATTTAATTCTTGGACCATTATTAACTTTTACCGTTTTTAACCCGAAGAAGAAAGAATTAAAAATTGATTTATTTCTTGTTGTGGTGATCCAGTTAGCAGCTTACTTTTATGGATTGCATACAGTTGTACAAGGAAGGCCTGTTTTTCAAGTATTTGTTGTAGATGATATTGAGCTGGTTAGAGAGATAGATTTAAAATATGAATCTAATTTGAAAATTGATAAAGTATATAAGCCATATATTTTTTCACAACCGCGTTGGGTTAGTGCCGTCTATTCTTCTGACCCTAAAATTGCTTTTCAACAAAAACAAGATGAAATGTTTGGAAATAGCTTGGCAAGTCGTCCTGAAACCTACCAGCCATTTGAGAATAGGGAAGAGCAGATTGAGTCTAAGCTTATTCCGCTTAATGATTTATATAAATATAATAAAAATGAAAATGTTAAGGAAGTTTTTAAAGTATATTCACATGAAAACATAATTGGTTTCTTACCTGTCAAAGGTATTGAAATAGACATGGCTGCATTAATTGGGACAAATGCTAAACCTATTGCAATTGTTGATTTAAGACCTTGGTAA
- a CDS encoding TPM domain-containing protein yields the protein MLKTLKQTYKQRLVVVCMLLLSAICFQHKVWAEQATATDQSDVLIAGKIIQEQQKAQPSTSTTSNQNTQTSIEVANDMVDGESIRGLPTLNQPVIDQAKVLTATEIQQLDQKILNLYQQGKAQIGVIIVPTTGQEAIFDFALRAGEQWQLGSAKRDNGLLIAIAINDRNIQILTGYGLEGVLPDVVLSRIIRNQITPAFKQGQYAQGISAGLDEITRIVNLDPEIAQQSAQELKKRHERALQQQQAKENTMSMALFILVAGVIGSFVVGKRLSASTAGVAAAVAGLVNGAGVVMSLILGIGVFFLLITSLAQLIFQAFLSGGGRGGGGGGGFGGGGYRGGGGSFGGGGASGSW from the coding sequence ATGCTGAAAACATTGAAGCAAACATACAAACAGCGATTGGTCGTCGTTTGTATGCTTCTTTTGAGCGCAATCTGTTTTCAGCATAAGGTATGGGCAGAGCAAGCAACTGCAACAGATCAAAGCGATGTGTTGATTGCAGGCAAAATTATTCAAGAGCAACAAAAAGCCCAACCTTCGACCTCGACCACTAGCAATCAAAATACTCAAACATCTATCGAAGTTGCCAACGATATGGTTGATGGAGAGTCCATTCGAGGGCTGCCAACACTCAACCAACCTGTGATTGATCAGGCGAAGGTTCTGACTGCTACTGAAATACAGCAATTAGATCAAAAGATTCTGAATCTATACCAACAAGGTAAGGCTCAGATTGGTGTGATTATTGTGCCAACTACAGGGCAAGAGGCGATTTTTGATTTTGCATTGAGAGCAGGGGAGCAATGGCAGCTTGGATCAGCGAAACGAGACAATGGCTTGCTCATCGCCATTGCGATTAATGATCGGAACATTCAAATCCTCACGGGTTATGGTTTAGAAGGCGTGTTGCCTGATGTGGTATTGAGTCGAATTATTCGCAATCAAATCACCCCTGCATTTAAACAAGGGCAGTACGCACAAGGTATCTCTGCTGGATTGGATGAAATTACCCGTATTGTGAATCTTGATCCTGAAATTGCACAACAATCTGCACAAGAACTAAAAAAACGCCATGAACGAGCATTACAGCAACAACAAGCCAAAGAGAACACCATGTCGATGGCGCTGTTTATTCTGGTTGCTGGTGTGATTGGATCATTTGTGGTTGGAAAGCGTCTGAGTGCATCAACTGCTGGTGTAGCTGCTGCTGTTGCAGGATTGGTCAATGGCGCTGGTGTTGTGATGAGTTTAATTTTGGGCATCGGTGTATTCTTTTTATTGATTACTTCCTTAGCACAACTCATTTTTCAGGCTTTTCTCTCTGGTGGCGGACGTGGCGGCGGCGGAGGTGGCGGTTTTGGTGGTGGAGGCTACCGTGGCGGTGGCGGTAGTTTTGGTGGAGGAGGTGCTTCAGGCTCATGGTAA
- a CDS encoding TPM domain-containing protein, producing MVTKTDTTQIITQPKLDERVTPSLKRWFKHFLYISATHRYFNQQDRVEIAKGVHQAEQGHVGEIQVVIEGHIPCSQAYYQDTRLRAQQLFAELGVWDTELNSGVLLYLNLCERKVEIVIDRGLKNATDVETWEQICTLIIEKLKNKQYQQGVLVGIEKIGQVLGQYYDQPIPEQTNELPNEPIILN from the coding sequence ATGGTAACGAAAACAGACACAACACAGATTATTACTCAACCGAAGTTGGATGAGCGTGTCACACCCAGTTTAAAACGTTGGTTTAAACACTTTTTATATATTTCTGCGACACATCGTTATTTTAATCAACAGGACCGTGTTGAGATTGCCAAAGGTGTACATCAAGCCGAGCAGGGGCATGTTGGAGAGATCCAAGTTGTTATTGAAGGGCACATACCGTGTTCCCAGGCTTATTATCAAGATACACGTCTGCGTGCTCAGCAGCTTTTTGCTGAACTTGGGGTCTGGGATACAGAACTGAATAGTGGTGTGTTGTTGTATTTAAATTTATGCGAGCGAAAAGTTGAAATTGTGATTGATCGAGGTTTAAAAAATGCAACGGATGTGGAAACTTGGGAGCAAATTTGTACCTTGATCATCGAAAAATTAAAAAACAAACAATATCAGCAGGGCGTGTTGGTGGGCATTGAAAAAATTGGTCAAGTGCTAGGGCAATATTATGATCAACCGATTCCTGAGCAAACCAATGAGTTGCCGAATGAGCCGATTATTTTGAATTGA
- a CDS encoding glutamate synthase subunit beta, with product MAERLNNDFQFLDVPRQDPEKKDITVRKAEFVEIYKPFTAEVAANQTHRCLGCGNPYCEWKCPVHNYIPNWLKLIAEGQIFQAAELCHQTNTLPEVCGRVCPQDRLCEGACTLNDGFGAVTIGNAEKYINDTAFALGWRPDMSGVKWTNKKVAIIGAGPAGLGCADILARGGVKPVVFDKRPEIGGLLTFGIPEFKMEKDVMKRRREIFTGMGIEFRLNTEIGVDVTIEQLLAEYDAVFMGMGTYTYMKGGFPGEDLDGVYDALDFLIANVNRCQGWEKDPSEYISVDGKKVIVLGGGDTAMDCNRTSLRQGAQEVTCAYRRDESNMPGSAREVKNAYEEGVKFLFNRQPIEIVGENGKVTGVKVVTTQLGEPDSRGRRSPEPIPGSEEVLPADAVLLAFGFRPSPADWFADVKVSLDGSGRVVAAEQQEFKFQTSNPKIFAGGDMVRGSDLVVTAIWEGRQAAEGILDYLGV from the coding sequence ATGGCAGAACGCCTCAATAATGACTTTCAATTTCTGGACGTACCACGCCAAGATCCAGAGAAAAAAGATATTACTGTCCGCAAAGCAGAATTTGTGGAAATTTATAAACCTTTTACTGCGGAAGTGGCTGCGAATCAGACGCATCGTTGTTTAGGTTGTGGTAACCCGTATTGTGAATGGAAATGTCCTGTACATAATTACATTCCTAACTGGTTAAAGCTGATTGCAGAAGGTCAAATTTTCCAAGCAGCCGAGCTGTGCCACCAAACCAATACCTTGCCAGAAGTATGTGGTCGTGTTTGTCCACAAGACCGTTTGTGTGAAGGTGCTTGTACCTTAAATGATGGTTTTGGTGCAGTAACGATTGGTAATGCTGAAAAATATATCAATGACACTGCCTTTGCTTTAGGCTGGCGTCCAGATATGTCTGGCGTAAAATGGACCAATAAAAAAGTTGCCATCATCGGTGCTGGACCAGCGGGTTTAGGTTGTGCAGACATTCTTGCGCGCGGTGGTGTTAAACCAGTGGTATTTGATAAACGCCCTGAGATTGGTGGTTTGCTCACATTTGGTATTCCTGAATTTAAAATGGAAAAAGATGTGATGAAGCGTCGTCGTGAAATCTTCACGGGGATGGGCATCGAATTCCGTTTGAATACTGAAATCGGTGTGGACGTTACAATCGAGCAACTACTTGCTGAATACGATGCAGTGTTCATGGGTATGGGGACTTATACCTACATGAAAGGTGGCTTCCCGGGTGAAGATCTTGATGGTGTTTATGACGCATTGGATTTCTTGATTGCAAACGTAAATCGTTGCCAAGGTTGGGAAAAAGATCCAAGCGAATATATCAGTGTTGATGGTAAAAAAGTGATTGTCCTTGGTGGTGGTGATACCGCAATGGACTGTAACCGTACTTCGTTGCGTCAAGGCGCACAAGAAGTCACTTGTGCTTATCGTCGTGATGAAAGTAACATGCCGGGTTCTGCGCGTGAAGTGAAAAATGCCTATGAAGAGGGTGTGAAATTCCTATTTAATCGTCAACCAATTGAAATTGTTGGCGAGAATGGGAAAGTAACTGGCGTTAAAGTAGTAACAACCCAATTGGGTGAGCCTGATAGTCGTGGTCGCCGTAGTCCTGAACCTATTCCAGGCTCTGAAGAAGTTTTGCCAGCTGATGCAGTCTTGCTTGCATTTGGTTTCCGCCCAAGTCCAGCTGATTGGTTTGCGGATGTAAAAGTTAGTCTTGATGGTTCTGGTCGTGTGGTCGCTGCTGAACAACAAGAATTTAAATTCCAAACCTCTAACCCAAAGATTTTTGCTGGTGGGGACATGGTACGTGGTTCAGATCTTGTCGTAACCGCAATCTGGGAAGGCCGTCAAGCTGCTGAAGGTATTTTAGATTATCTCGGTGTCTAA
- a CDS encoding pilin, translated as MDATMKGFTLIELMIVILIIGILAAIAVPAYRDYITRAQVSEALILGSGMKSILGDYGWNHAAWPTKFVGVNVVPNSSEVNVTLVGKYSEMSDTVTGVYPVGQITMTMTTGVANGQTIFFETTDGAATWTCTPGTLNTKFRPNACK; from the coding sequence ATGGACGCTACAATGAAAGGTTTTACATTAATTGAGTTAATGATCGTTATTCTCATTATTGGAATTTTAGCCGCTATAGCTGTGCCTGCATATAGAGATTATATTACTAGGGCACAGGTTTCAGAAGCTCTTATTTTGGGTTCGGGAATGAAATCTATCTTAGGAGATTATGGTTGGAACCATGCTGCTTGGCCAACTAAGTTTGTTGGAGTAAATGTTGTGCCTAATAGTAGTGAGGTAAATGTTACTTTAGTAGGTAAATATTCTGAGATGAGTGATACTGTTACAGGGGTTTATCCTGTAGGCCAAATCACTATGACTATGACAACAGGTGTTGCAAATGGGCAAACTATTTTTTTTGAAACTACAGATGGTGCTGCAACGTGGACTTGTACACCAGGCACTTTAAACACAAAATTTAGACCAAATGCATGTAAATAA
- the gltB gene encoding glutamate synthase large subunit yields the protein MPSPNTVAPAQGLYQPHEFKDNCGFGLIAHMKGDSSHHLVETAIHSLSCMTHRGGIAADGKTGDGCGLLLAMPKQFFRDEAQKLGVNLTEVFAAGTVFLNIDPALAQKAKNILNKEIAAEGLTVATWRVVPTNNDALGEIALQSLPAFEQILVNCPMGLTEVEFNRKLFLARRRAEQQLQNDPLFYVTTLATTVISYKGLMMPAAIADFYTDLADERLKSHIVVFHQRFSTNTLPRWPLAQPFRYLAHNGEINTITANRNWALARTPKFENPLLPGLTELNPIVNRTGSDSSSLDNMLEILVGGGMDLFRALRMLVPPAWQNVETLDADLRAFYEFNSKHMEAWDGPAGLVIQDGRHAICMLDRNGLRPARWVITKNDYITLASEIGVWDYHPEDVVSKGRVGPGQILVVDTLTGKVLDTKDVSNHLKNMRPYREWLRDHAIRLKANPELEERLIDQGLTGDQLKAAQKMFMVTFEERDQLLRPIAESGQEAVGSMGDDTPMAVLSRQVRHVSDYFRQQFAQVTNPPIDPLRESIVMSLETCLGREQNVFEQGPEHADRIIIASPVLSNSKMQQLRNVEKERAGYGVVDIDLNYPESEGLQAAITRICEEAAQAIRDGKTLVVLTDKNIREGFLPANSALATGAVHHHLIKTGLRTDANILVETGFARDPHQFAVLLGFGATAVYPYLAYDVINDLVAKGELLGDPIHAQANFRKGIEKGLLKVLSKMGISTVASYRGGQLFEAVGLSDEVVDQCFLGVPSRIQGATFIDLENDQKKLATTAWQNRKPIDQGGLLKFVFGKEYHAFNPDVINSLHKAVRSGQYQDFKEYAELVNNRPIATIRDLFKLKTANSIALDQVESIEDILPRFDSAGMSLGALSPEAHEAIAIAMNTIGGRSNSGEGGEDPARYGTIRNSKIKQIASGRFGVTPAYLTSAEVLQIKVAQGAKPGEGGQLPGGKVNGLIARLRYSVPGVTLISPPPHHDIYSIEDLSQLIFDLKQVNPQAMVSVKLVSEPGVGTIAAGVAKAYADFITISGYDGGTAASPLSSIHHAGSPWELGLSEAHQALRVNDLRGKVRVQTDGGLKTGLDVIKAAILGAESFGFGSTPMIALGCKYLRICHLNNCATGVATQQDHLRQEHYIGEPQMLINFFKFIAEETREWLAALGVSSLKDLIGRVDLLEVLPGETEKHAHLDLSALLTSHPAAEGKAQYCQVQGNEPFDKGVLAERMVEEMLPAIEAGTGGSFNFTVGNCDRSIGARISGEIARRYGNLGMENSPVVMNLVGTAGQSLGVWNAGGLHIKLEGDANDYVGKGMAGGRVSIFPPKGSPFQTQNTAIIGNTCLYGATGGKLFAAGTAGERFAVRNSGAFAVIEGAGDHCCEYMTGGVVTVLGKVGHNFGAGMTGGFAYVLDLDNDFVDYYNHELIDLNRISTEAMEDHKEYLLRILDEHIQETGSAWAYKIRNEFDFYSRKFWLVKPKAANLQTLLKTTQADPQ from the coding sequence ATGCCATCGCCTAATACTGTAGCTCCCGCTCAAGGTTTATATCAACCTCATGAGTTTAAGGATAACTGTGGTTTTGGTTTGATCGCCCACATGAAAGGGGACTCAAGCCATCATTTAGTTGAAACCGCGATTCACAGTTTAAGTTGCATGACGCACCGTGGTGGTATTGCCGCAGATGGTAAGACAGGAGATGGGTGCGGATTGTTATTGGCTATGCCTAAACAATTTTTCCGTGATGAAGCGCAAAAATTAGGGGTTAATTTAACTGAAGTTTTTGCTGCTGGTACCGTATTTTTAAATATTGATCCTGCACTTGCTCAAAAAGCAAAAAATATTCTGAATAAAGAAATTGCAGCGGAAGGTTTGACGGTTGCAACATGGCGTGTTGTACCGACTAATAATGATGCTTTAGGTGAAATTGCACTGCAATCATTGCCAGCATTTGAACAAATTCTTGTAAATTGCCCAATGGGTTTAACTGAAGTTGAGTTTAATCGTAAACTCTTTTTAGCGCGTCGTCGTGCTGAACAACAATTACAAAACGATCCTTTGTTTTATGTAACGACATTGGCTACAACGGTGATCAGTTATAAAGGTCTGATGATGCCGGCAGCGATTGCTGACTTTTATACAGATTTAGCCGATGAGCGTTTAAAGTCACATATTGTGGTATTCCACCAGCGTTTCTCAACCAATACATTACCACGTTGGCCATTGGCTCAACCATTCCGTTATCTTGCTCATAATGGTGAGATTAATACAATTACGGCAAACCGTAATTGGGCTTTGGCACGTACACCAAAATTTGAAAACCCATTACTCCCAGGTTTAACTGAGTTAAATCCAATTGTAAACCGTACTGGTTCGGATTCTTCTAGCTTAGATAATATGCTTGAAATCCTTGTTGGTGGTGGTATGGATTTATTCCGTGCGTTGCGTATGCTTGTTCCACCAGCATGGCAAAACGTTGAAACCTTAGATGCAGACTTACGTGCATTTTATGAGTTTAACTCTAAGCACATGGAAGCATGGGATGGTCCTGCTGGTTTAGTTATTCAAGATGGACGTCATGCGATTTGTATGCTTGACCGTAATGGTTTACGTCCAGCGCGTTGGGTGATCACAAAGAATGACTACATCACACTCGCATCAGAAATCGGTGTATGGGATTATCATCCAGAAGATGTGGTATCTAAAGGTCGTGTTGGTCCAGGTCAAATCTTAGTGGTCGATACTTTGACAGGTAAAGTATTAGATACTAAAGACGTTAGCAACCATCTTAAAAATATGCGCCCGTACCGTGAATGGTTACGTGACCATGCTATTCGTCTGAAAGCAAATCCTGAACTTGAAGAGAGATTAATTGATCAAGGTTTAACTGGCGATCAATTAAAAGCAGCTCAAAAAATGTTTATGGTGACATTTGAGGAGCGTGATCAGTTATTACGCCCGATTGCTGAAAGTGGTCAAGAGGCTGTTGGTTCGATGGGGGATGATACCCCAATGGCCGTATTATCTCGTCAAGTGCGCCATGTTTCTGACTATTTCCGTCAACAATTTGCGCAAGTCACCAATCCACCAATCGATCCATTACGTGAATCAATTGTAATGTCATTGGAAACTTGTTTAGGTCGTGAGCAAAACGTATTTGAGCAAGGTCCTGAGCATGCAGATCGGATCATTATTGCAAGTCCAGTATTGTCCAACTCGAAAATGCAGCAGCTCCGCAATGTCGAAAAGGAGCGTGCAGGTTATGGTGTTGTTGACATTGATTTAAATTATCCAGAATCAGAAGGTTTACAAGCCGCAATTACACGTATTTGTGAAGAAGCAGCACAAGCAATTCGTGATGGTAAAACTTTGGTTGTTTTAACGGATAAAAATATTCGTGAAGGTTTCTTGCCTGCCAACTCCGCATTAGCAACTGGTGCAGTTCATCATCATTTGATTAAAACTGGTTTGCGTACTGATGCGAATATCTTGGTTGAAACGGGCTTTGCACGTGATCCACACCAGTTCGCTGTATTGCTTGGCTTTGGTGCAACAGCAGTGTATCCGTACTTAGCTTATGACGTAATCAATGATTTGGTTGCTAAAGGTGAGTTATTGGGTGATCCAATTCACGCACAAGCGAATTTCCGTAAAGGGATTGAGAAAGGCTTGTTAAAAGTACTTTCTAAAATGGGTATTTCTACGGTTGCATCTTATCGCGGTGGCCAATTATTTGAAGCCGTTGGTTTATCCGATGAAGTTGTAGATCAATGCTTCCTTGGCGTACCGAGCCGTATTCAAGGTGCGACCTTTATCGATTTAGAAAATGATCAGAAAAAATTGGCAACAACGGCTTGGCAGAACCGTAAGCCGATTGATCAAGGTGGTTTACTCAAGTTTGTCTTTGGTAAAGAGTACCATGCGTTTAACCCGGATGTGATTAATTCACTTCATAAAGCGGTGCGTTCTGGTCAATACCAAGATTTTAAAGAGTATGCTGAGCTAGTCAACAATCGTCCAATTGCGACGATCCGTGACTTATTTAAATTAAAAACAGCCAATTCAATTGCATTAGATCAGGTTGAAAGCATAGAAGATATTCTTCCGCGTTTCGACTCTGCGGGTATGTCTCTAGGTGCATTGTCTCCAGAAGCACATGAAGCCATTGCGATCGCAATGAACACTATTGGTGGTCGTTCGAACTCTGGTGAAGGCGGTGAAGATCCTGCACGTTATGGCACGATTCGTAACTCTAAAATTAAACAGATCGCATCAGGTCGTTTTGGTGTAACACCAGCGTACTTAACTTCTGCTGAAGTGTTGCAGATTAAAGTGGCACAAGGTGCAAAACCAGGTGAGGGTGGTCAGCTACCGGGTGGTAAAGTAAATGGCTTGATTGCTCGTTTACGTTACTCGGTGCCGGGTGTGACGTTGATTTCTCCACCTCCACACCACGATATTTATTCGATTGAAGATTTGTCGCAATTGATCTTTGACTTGAAGCAAGTCAATCCTCAAGCAATGGTTTCAGTAAAATTAGTATCTGAGCCGGGTGTAGGGACTATTGCCGCTGGTGTCGCAAAAGCTTATGCAGACTTCATCACCATTTCAGGTTATGACGGTGGTACAGCAGCCTCACCGCTTTCGTCGATTCACCATGCTGGTTCACCATGGGAGTTGGGTTTAAGTGAAGCGCATCAGGCTCTTCGTGTAAACGATTTACGTGGTAAGGTTCGTGTTCAAACTGATGGTGGTTTAAAAACAGGTTTGGATGTGATCAAAGCTGCAATTTTAGGTGCTGAAAGTTTTGGTTTTGGTTCTACGCCAATGATCGCATTAGGTTGTAAGTACTTACGTATTTGCCACTTAAATAACTGTGCAACTGGTGTGGCAACACAACAAGACCATTTACGCCAAGAGCATTATATTGGCGAGCCACAAATGTTGATTAACTTCTTCAAGTTTATTGCAGAAGAAACCCGTGAATGGTTGGCTGCATTAGGTGTTTCATCACTGAAAGACTTGATTGGTCGTGTTGATTTGCTTGAAGTGTTACCAGGTGAAACTGAAAAGCATGCACACTTAGACCTAAGTGCATTATTAACTTCTCATCCTGCAGCAGAAGGCAAGGCACAATATTGCCAAGTTCAAGGCAATGAGCCATTCGATAAAGGTGTCTTGGCTGAGCGTATGGTTGAAGAAATGCTGCCAGCGATTGAAGCAGGTACAGGTGGCTCATTTAACTTTACTGTAGGTAACTGTGATCGTTCAATCGGTGCGCGTATCTCAGGTGAGATTGCACGTCGTTATGGCAACTTGGGTATGGAAAACAGCCCTGTTGTGATGAATTTAGTTGGTACCGCTGGCCAATCACTTGGTGTGTGGAATGCAGGTGGCTTACATATCAAACTTGAAGGTGATGCTAACGACTATGTCGGTAAAGGCATGGCGGGTGGTCGTGTGTCGATCTTCCCACCAAAAGGTTCACCATTCCAAACACAAAATACTGCAATTATTGGTAACACTTGTTTATATGGTGCAACAGGCGGTAAGTTGTTTGCAGCGGGTACCGCAGGTGAGCGTTTTGCCGTTCGTAACTCAGGTGCATTTGCAGTAATTGAAGGTGCAGGAGACCACTGTTGTGAATATATGACGGGTGGTGTGGTGACTGTATTAGGTAAGGTTGGTCACAACTTCGGTGCAGGTATGACGGGTGGTTTTGCTTATGTGCTTGACCTCGACAATGACTTTGTTGACTACTACAACCATGAGTTAATTGACCTCAACCGTATCTCGACAGAAGCGATGGAAGATCATAAAGAATATCTATTACGTATTCTTGATGAGCATATCCAAGAAACAGGCAGTGCTTGGGCTTACAAAATCCGTAATGAATTCGACTTCTATAGTCGTAAGTTCTGGCTTGTAAAACCAAAAGCTGCTAATTTGCAAACGCTTTTGAAAACAACCCAAGCTGATCCACAATAA
- a CDS encoding metal-dependent hydrolase, which produces MALANVNQEKSYLNRPKALGITVRRLQFNPQKIKRHYFANSPLMSHLLTALSSTFPIGEQYFVNSVRNVRDKVKDPQLQAQIAAFIGQEAMHSKAHTEFNDAWRRDDYNLDRFQAWLAKRDDALRNIHPKLQLALTCAFEHFTAMLGGYILRHPEILSTLDDDAMKLWVWHAIEEIEHRSVAFDVYQEVYGDDRIRRLLMRSVTTGFASLVFYGTTRLIWQDKWKSLPKVGGNLFGTYLLVKMLIQLIPEYLSYYQADFHPAKHDYTKLVNYWKARMADEYGMISFQEETASKIYS; this is translated from the coding sequence ATGGCACTTGCAAATGTAAATCAAGAAAAAAGCTATTTAAATCGCCCTAAAGCCTTAGGAATTACGGTGCGACGTTTGCAATTTAATCCACAAAAAATTAAGCGGCATTATTTTGCAAATTCTCCACTGATGTCTCATCTGCTAACGGCACTTTCTTCTACATTTCCGATTGGGGAGCAATACTTTGTCAATAGTGTTCGCAATGTGCGAGATAAAGTCAAAGATCCTCAATTACAAGCACAGATTGCTGCTTTTATTGGTCAAGAAGCGATGCACTCCAAGGCACACACTGAATTCAATGATGCATGGCGACGCGATGACTATAATTTAGATCGTTTCCAAGCGTGGCTAGCAAAGCGAGATGATGCACTTCGTAATATACATCCGAAATTACAATTGGCTTTAACCTGTGCTTTTGAACATTTTACTGCGATGTTAGGGGGATATATCCTCAGACATCCAGAGATTCTGAGTACCTTGGACGATGACGCAATGAAACTCTGGGTCTGGCACGCGATTGAAGAAATTGAGCATCGTTCCGTGGCCTTTGATGTTTACCAAGAAGTGTATGGAGATGATCGTATTCGCCGTTTGTTGATGCGTAGCGTCACCACAGGATTTGCGAGTTTGGTTTTTTATGGAACGACGCGTTTAATTTGGCAGGATAAATGGAAAAGTTTGCCTAAAGTCGGCGGTAATTTATTTGGTACTTATTTACTTGTAAAAATGTTAATTCAACTGATTCCTGAATACTTATCGTATTATCAAGCGGATTTCCACCCTGCCAAACATGACTATACGAAGTTAGTCAATTATTGGAAAGCACGTATGGCTGATGAATATGGCATGATTTCATTTCAAGAAGAAACAGCATCCAAAATTTATAGTTAA
- a CDS encoding pilin translates to MQKGFTLIELMIVVAIIGILAAIAIPAYQDYITRSQVSEAVTLGGGLKAPLAEYGADKNEWPDLVGPTATPVAGELNATLVGKYSQVISTTGADIGTYPDGVLEIEMTTGKASTAGSNLLQFTTADGGSSWACGNTKTDTMAAAATGTTIDAKYLPNACKP, encoded by the coding sequence ATGCAAAAGGGTTTTACTCTTATTGAATTAATGATCGTAGTCGCGATTATTGGTATTTTGGCGGCGATTGCGATTCCTGCGTATCAAGATTATATTACTCGTTCGCAAGTGTCTGAAGCTGTAACGCTAGGTGGTGGTTTAAAAGCTCCATTGGCAGAATATGGTGCGGATAAAAATGAATGGCCAGATTTGGTTGGCCCAACTGCAACACCTGTTGCTGGTGAGTTGAATGCAACTTTAGTTGGTAAATATTCTCAAGTTATATCAACTACAGGGGCTGATATTGGTACTTATCCAGATGGCGTGCTTGAAATTGAAATGACAACTGGTAAAGCTTCAACTGCGGGTAGTAATCTTTTACAATTTACAACCGCTGATGGCGGAAGTTCTTGGGCATGTGGTAATACAAAAACTGATACAATGGCAGCAGCTGCAACTGGCACTACAATTGATGCAAAATACTTACCAAATGCATGTAAACCTTAA